Genomic segment of Deltaproteobacteria bacterium:
GGTTCTTCAACCTCTGGGAACTGAAAAATCTGGTGCAACGGGCCTTCGGAGACGCTCCGGTGACCTGGAGATGTGCCCAATTGTATCCAGCTTTTTTGGATTTCCCCGCACCGCACCCGAAAAAACCGGACAGGCTCGAACATTGCCCTTTCGGTCTTTTTCTTGGGGTTTTTATCACCATGAAGTACTGGGTGAGAACCGAGCAACACCCGCTTCGAATCGGGTTCAAGGAGACCAAACGCCCCCTGATCCCTGGAATCAGCCGGGGGGAATGTCCGTTGCATGGAGGGGAAGCGGAAATATGAAGGAAGCCTATTTGTACGAAAAGCTGGATAACGGAAAGGTCAAGTGCCTTCTTTGCAATCACCGGTGCCTGATACGGGACGGGGGCAAGGGAATCTGCAACGTCCGGGAAAATCGCGGAGGTACCCTGGTAAGTCTCGTTTACGGAAAGGTTGTAGCAAGGCACGTGGATCCGATCGAAAAGAAGCCGCTTTTCCACTTTCTTCCAGGTACCCCTTCCTATTCTATGGCCACGGTGGGATGCAATTTCCGATGCAGCTTCTGCCAGAATGCGGACATCTCTCAAATGCCCGTAGATCAAGGCCGCATATGGGGAGAGGACATGACTCCGGGGAGGATCGTTGAGGAGGCGGAAAGGAGTCGCTCAGCCACCATCGCTTACACCTATACGGAACCCACGGTCTACTACGAATTGGCCGTCGACACGGCCCGCCTCGCCACTGAAAGGGGGATTCGGAACGTCTTCGTCTCCAACGGGTATATGACCGTGGAATGCCTTCAGGACATCCATCCGCACCTCCACGGCGCCAACGTGGATCTCAAGTCTTTCTCGGACAAGTTTTACAGGGATCAGTGCGGGGCCAGGTTGGATCCTGTGCTCAGGTCTCTGGAGACCATGCACAAACAGGGGATCTGGATCGAAGTGACCACCCTCCTGATCCCGGGTCTGAATGACAGCAAGGAGGAAGTCAGGGAAATCGCCGGTTTTCTCGCCCGGCTGGATCAGAATATTCCTTGGCATATCAGCCGGTTTCATCCTACATACCGCCTTCTGGATGTTCCCGCCACTCCCCCGGATGTGATCCGGCGTGCCAGGGAAATCGGTTTCGAGGCGGGGCTGAGGTATGTTTATACCGGAAACCTTCCGGGAGATGAGGGTGAAAAGACCTTCTGCCACCAGTGCGGGCACCTTCTTATCGACAGGTACGGCTTTACCGTTGGAACTTTCAGGATCGAAGACGGACATTGCCCCGAATGCCATGCGGAGATTCCCGGGGTCTGGAAATAGAATTTCCTTGAGATAGTAAAGACTAGGGAGGGCTCAACAGGGTTCTTCTTATGTCGCGGCCCCCGCTGATCCTTCGCATTGCCTTCTTCCAGTCAGCGGGGGTCTATTTTTCAAAGAGAGGGTCTATGAAACGAGAAGAAGAATTGGCGTTGAAGGCGGCCAAGGAAATCGTGGTGAAGTTCATCGAGACGGGAAGACTGTCCGTGAGCAACTTCGACGGGACATTCAAACAGATCCACCGGACGGTGAGAGAATCGCTCATGGAGGCGCTTTCCGGGGGGGAAACAGGGCACTAGGTCACGTCGTAGTGGACCATCTTCAGGTACAGGCCCTGGGGCGGTGCCTTGATGCCTGCCTGTCTCCTGTCCCGGGAAGCCATGATCCGCTTGAACTCTTTCCGGTCGATCCTTCCCTTTCCTGCATCCACAAGGGTGCCCACGATGTTTCGGACCATGTGGCGG
This window contains:
- the amrS gene encoding AmmeMemoRadiSam system radical SAM enzyme, translated to MKEAYLYEKLDNGKVKCLLCNHRCLIRDGGKGICNVRENRGGTLVSLVYGKVVARHVDPIEKKPLFHFLPGTPSYSMATVGCNFRCSFCQNADISQMPVDQGRIWGEDMTPGRIVEEAERSRSATIAYTYTEPTVYYELAVDTARLATERGIRNVFVSNGYMTVECLQDIHPHLHGANVDLKSFSDKFYRDQCGARLDPVLRSLETMHKQGIWIEVTTLLIPGLNDSKEEVREIAGFLARLDQNIPWHISRFHPTYRLLDVPATPPDVIRRAREIGFEAGLRYVYTGNLPGDEGEKTFCHQCGHLLIDRYGFTVGTFRIEDGHCPECHAEIPGVWK